The Lepidochelys kempii isolate rLepKem1 chromosome 5, rLepKem1.hap2, whole genome shotgun sequence genome window below encodes:
- the LOC140911980 gene encoding LOW QUALITY PROTEIN: enamelin-like (The sequence of the model RefSeq protein was modified relative to this genomic sequence to represent the inferred CDS: inserted 2 bases in 2 codons; substituted 1 base at 1 genomic stop codon) has protein sequence CDKYCLSFDNFCHPREDTGXIPGSGTQLTSQPSLQGAFLDTRRHLSEPVTSQHDWERQTVNPSYPERDGFPCPEGEVWHHQQNSPVFQAGTMGQCKGSVYPSGTSLGQRGXISYPDSYSYGQRGDVLYSRGRFWDGRKNSPGISPGGQLGNPFYPPDSPSSQRQRSCYYQSERFDQLGHESYPGQRKWGHEQPLPEGSPAGQHGNPQYIPCDLTEQQVYFQYSTDNPSSLGGDLQYNEINPWAPEENFPAYDMXPPSQSKREIFHLILVVCLEGESTPLGNSWD, from the exons tgcgacaagtactgCCTTTCTTTTGACAACTTCTGTCATCCAAGGGAAGATACTGGTTGAATCCCAGGTTCTGGGACACAACTGACAAGCCAGCCATCCCTTCAGGGTGCCTTTTTAGATACAAGGAGACATCTGTCTGAGCCGGTAACCAGTCAGCATGACTGGGAGAGACAGACAGTTAACCCTTCCTATCCTGAAAGAGACGGTTTTCCCTGTCCAGAAGGTGAGGTGTGGCATCACCAGCAAAACTCCCCGGTCTTTCAAGCAGGCACAATGGGGCAGTGCAAAGGCTCGGTGTACCCATCAGGTACCTCGTTGGGCCAGAGGG GCATTTCCTACCCTGACAGTTATTCCTATGGTCAAAGGGGAGATGTGCTTTACTCTAGGGGCAGATTTTGGGATGGCAGAAAAAACTCTCCTGGCATCAGCCCAGGAGGGCAACTGGGAAATCCCTTTTATCCTCCAGATTCTCCTTCAAGTCAGAGGCAAAGAAGCTGCTATTATCAAAGCGAACGCTTTGATCAGCTAGGGCATGAGTCTTACCCTGGACAAAGAAAATGGGGCCATGAGCAGCCCTTGCCTGAGGGCAGCCCAGCTGGACAACATGGGAACCCACAGTACATCCCATGTGATCTAACAGAGCAGCAGGTCTATTTCCAGTACTCTACAGACAACCCATCCAGCCTTGGGGGAGATTTACAGTATAATGAAATTAACCCCTGGGCTCCTGAAGAGAATTTTCCAGCTTATGAca cccctccctcccaaagcaaACGGGAAATATTCCATTTAATTCTAGTGGTGTGTTTGGAAGGAGAGAGCACCCCCTTGGGCAATTCGTGGGACTAG
- the LOC140911877 gene encoding uncharacterized protein: MQSSSAQVTMMESQNRKRAPAWTEREVRDLIAVWGEESVLSELCSSFRNAKTFVKISQGMKDRGHNRDPKQCRVKLKELRQAYQKTREANSRSGSEPQTCRFYDELHAILGGSATTTPAVLFDSFNGDGGNTEAGFGDEEDDEEEEVVDSSQQASGETGFPDSQELFLTLDLEPVPPEPTQGCLLDPAGGEGTSAACVSMITGSSPSQRLVKLRKKKKRTRDEMFSELMLSSHTDRAQTNAWRQIMSECRKAQNDREERWRAEESKWRAEESKWRAEDRAEAQMWRQRDERRQDSMLRLLQDQTRMLQCMVELQQRQLEHRLPLLPLYNQPPSSPSSIASTPRRPRTRWGGLRPTSHSTTEDCPKKRRLSFNKF; the protein is encoded by the exons atgcagagctcatcagcacaggtgaccatgatggagtcccagaatcgcaaaagagctccagcatggaccgaacgggaggtacgggatctgatcgctgtttggggagaggaatccgtgctatcagaactctgttccagttttcgaaatgccaaaacctttgtgaaaatctcccagggcatgaaggacagaggccataacagggacccgaagcagtgccgcgtgaaactgaaggagctgaggcaagcctaccagaaaaccagagaggcgaacagccgctctgggtcagagccccaaacatgccgcttctatgatgagctgcatgccattttagggggttcagccaccactaccccagccgtgttgtttgactccttcaatggagatggaggcaatacggaagcaggttttggggacgaagaagatgatgaggaggaggaggttgtagatagctcacagcaagcaagcggagaaaccggttttcccgacagccaggaactgtttctcaccctagacctggagccagtaccccccgaacccacccaaggctgcctcctggacccagcaggcggagaagggacctctg ctgcatgtgtttcaatgatcacaggatcttctccttcccagaggctagtgaagcttagaaagaaaaaaaaacgcactcgcgatgaaatgttctccgagctcatgctgtcctcccacactgacagagcacagacgaatgcgtggaggcaaataatgtcagagtgcaggaaagcacaaaatgaccgggaggagaggtggagggctgaagagagtaagtggcgggctgaagagagtaagtggcgggctgaagacagggctgaagctcaaatgtggcggcagcgtgatgagaggaggcaggattcaatgctgaggctgctgcaggaccaaaccagaatgctccagtgtatggttgagctgcagcaaaggcagctggagcacagactgccactgctgcccctctataaccaaccgccctcctccccaagttccatagcctccacacccagacgcccaagaacgcggtgggggggcctccggccaaccagccactccaccacagaggattgcccaaaaaaaagaaggctgtcattcaataaattttaa